One stretch of Sulfuricystis multivorans DNA includes these proteins:
- a CDS encoding NADH:flavin oxidoreductase/NADH oxidase: protein MSHLFEPLTLREITLPHRIGIPPMCQYSAHEGLANDWHFVHYGSRAVGGAALLIFEATGVVPEGRISFGDLGLWDDAQIEPLGHIVRFVKEHGSLPAIQLAHAGRKGGVGLGWQKQATLPPEEGGWIPVAPSAISFGDGYAVPTALDETGIRRVIDAFAAAARRALAAGFQLIEVHAAHGYLLHQFLSPLANQRNDVYGGSFENRTRLVREVVTAVRAVWPERLPLLVRLSATDWVEGGWNCDETVELCRVLKTLGVDLVDVSSAGLVPWAQIPVGSGFQTEFAARIRREAGIPTAAVGLITAPQQADHIVRTGQADLVLLGRESLRDPYWPLHAAQVLGQTIAWPRQYLRAAPVGSTGR, encoded by the coding sequence ATGTCCCACCTGTTCGAGCCGCTCACGCTGCGTGAGATTACCCTGCCCCATCGCATCGGCATTCCGCCGATGTGCCAATACTCCGCACACGAAGGCCTTGCCAACGACTGGCATTTCGTCCATTACGGCAGCCGCGCCGTCGGCGGCGCGGCGCTGTTGATCTTCGAAGCCACCGGCGTGGTGCCGGAAGGCCGCATCAGCTTCGGCGATCTTGGGCTGTGGGACGATGCGCAGATCGAACCGCTTGGGCACATCGTCCGCTTCGTCAAGGAACACGGTTCTTTGCCGGCGATCCAGCTCGCGCATGCCGGCCGCAAGGGCGGCGTGGGCTTAGGCTGGCAGAAGCAGGCGACGCTGCCCCCGGAAGAAGGCGGCTGGATACCCGTCGCGCCTTCGGCCATTTCCTTCGGCGACGGCTACGCGGTGCCGACTGCGCTCGATGAGACCGGCATCCGCCGCGTGATCGATGCCTTCGCCGCCGCCGCGCGGCGCGCGTTGGCCGCAGGCTTTCAGCTCATCGAAGTGCATGCGGCGCACGGCTATCTATTGCATCAGTTTCTCTCGCCGCTGGCCAATCAGCGCAACGACGTGTATGGCGGCAGTTTCGAAAACCGCACGCGCCTGGTGCGCGAGGTCGTCACCGCGGTGCGCGCCGTCTGGCCGGAACGGCTGCCGCTCCTGGTGCGCCTGTCGGCCACCGACTGGGTCGAAGGAGGCTGGAACTGCGATGAAACCGTGGAATTGTGCCGTGTGCTCAAAACGCTCGGCGTCGATCTCGTCGACGTTTCGTCCGCCGGCCTCGTGCCCTGGGCGCAGATTCCCGTCGGCTCGGGCTTTCAGACCGAATTCGCCGCGCGCATCCGTCGCGAGGCGGGAATCCCGACCGCAGCGGTCGGTCTGATCACTGCGCCGCAGCAAGCCGACCACATCGTCCGGACGGGTCAGGCCGACCTGGTGCTGCTCGGCCGCGAAAGTCTGCGCGATCCCTACTGGCCCCTGCACGCCGCACAGGTGCTGGGCCAGACGATCGCGTGGCCGCGCCAATACCTGCGCGCCGCACCCGTAGGCAGCACCGGCCGCTGA
- a CDS encoding LysE family translocator — MIFDLTTAQLFGFLFAAVLVTLAPGPDNLAVLSLGISRGRRAGIGFGLGCALGCFTHTLWASLGISAVLAASNTAFTLFKLAGAAYLVWLGWQALKSPGAKFAAGVRSADATSFSTYLRRGFIANAINPKVALFFLAFLPQFVPAGSAHAAAQSAVLGGLFAAQTVVVFGLIGWFAGTIGGFLMQKSRRLDQATGVLFIGLGVRLALETKG, encoded by the coding sequence ATGATCTTCGACCTGACCACTGCCCAGCTTTTCGGTTTCCTGTTCGCCGCCGTGCTCGTCACCTTGGCGCCGGGACCGGACAATCTCGCCGTGCTGAGCCTGGGGATTTCGCGCGGGCGCCGCGCGGGCATCGGTTTCGGTCTCGGCTGCGCGCTGGGTTGCTTTACGCACACGCTGTGGGCCAGTCTCGGCATCTCCGCCGTGCTCGCCGCATCGAACACCGCTTTCACGCTGTTCAAGCTCGCCGGCGCGGCCTATCTCGTTTGGCTTGGCTGGCAGGCGTTGAAAAGTCCCGGTGCGAAGTTCGCCGCGGGTGTGCGCAGCGCGGATGCCACCTCCTTTTCGACCTACCTGCGTCGTGGCTTCATCGCCAATGCGATCAACCCGAAGGTCGCGCTTTTCTTCCTCGCCTTCCTGCCGCAGTTCGTGCCTGCCGGCAGCGCCCATGCAGCGGCACAATCCGCCGTGCTCGGCGGTCTGTTCGCCGCGCAGACCGTCGTGGTGTTCGGCCTCATCGGCTGGTTCGCCGGCACGATCGGCGGTTTTCTGATGCAGAAGAGCCGCCGGCTCGACCAGGCCACCGGCGTGCTGTTCATCGGCTTGGGCGTGCGCTTGGCCCTGGAGACGAAGGGATGA
- a CDS encoding secondary thiamine-phosphate synthase enzyme YjbQ, with the protein MKQTTKMLEIRTSGRGLIEITGQIDGFVRASGLDDGLLTVFCRHTSASLLIQENADPAVRHDLETFFAKLIPDGQPGWLHDSEGPDDMSGHIRSALTQTSLSIPLVAGRLALGTWQGVYLWEHRTRPQRREVVLHLLGESSVRHRR; encoded by the coding sequence TTGAAACAAACGACCAAGATGCTCGAAATTCGTACCAGCGGCCGTGGTTTGATCGAGATCACCGGGCAGATCGACGGCTTCGTGCGTGCCAGCGGTCTCGATGATGGTCTGCTGACGGTGTTCTGCCGCCACACTTCGGCGTCGCTGCTGATCCAGGAGAATGCCGATCCGGCGGTGCGTCACGATCTGGAAACGTTCTTCGCGAAACTCATCCCCGATGGCCAGCCTGGCTGGTTGCACGACAGCGAGGGGCCGGACGACATGTCGGGCCACATCCGCAGCGCGCTGACGCAGACGTCATTGTCAATCCCACTCGTCGCCGGCCGGCTTGCGCTCGGCACCTGGCAGGGCGTCTATCTGTGGGAGCACCGCACGCGTCCGCAACGGCGCGAGGTGGTGCTCCATCTGCTCGGAGAAAGCAGTGTGCGGCATCGCCGGTGA